AGAACAGCGGCTAAGCCATGGCTACCACCGCAGAGAAAAAGCTGAGTGCGTCGGAATTGGTCGACCTGGCCCCCTTGGCGACTGAGCCAGGGAATGATCTGATATCGACCGTACAGGAACGGGATGAGCAGAAGGCCGCTCAAGATCAGAGTGTCGAGGAGCTGGTTGAAGATCAGTCGAAAATCGAGAAGGCTCTAGAAGATGCAATGAGCGACATTGTGGAGCGAGGTGAAAGTGA
The Anopheles arabiensis isolate DONGOLA chromosome X, AaraD3, whole genome shotgun sequence DNA segment above includes these coding regions:
- the LOC120906527 gene encoding uncharacterized protein LOC120906527 produces the protein MATTAEKKLSASELVDLAPLATEPGNDLISTVQERDEQKAAQDQSVEELVEDQSKIEKALEDAMSDIVERGESEDISGKLIEALEEIPQEANSVGEDHVEQETTHDEAHDEAHDEAIVEASEDAAEGEDRCARVEV